In a genomic window of Erigeron canadensis isolate Cc75 chromosome 5, C_canadensis_v1, whole genome shotgun sequence:
- the LOC122600271 gene encoding protein KAKU4-like isoform X1, whose translation MNFGSRATEDGGSSRSGGKVVKRRRIGVKKSTPYDRPSSSMETNPNNNWIKNGVLFPAKFVASGATKLFSSIWNPVSWASRSVSTSDTDSDSEGGIEDNNGGKNVSDSGSQLNQHNTGSLSGKSEILYLVEQLLMLESYSREECDRLIEIINSRGADYSPREGVDAEPKNLYTHNKAIMEARKLITENMVGSSSKSDLDNNIQASKSPVTPNRDHLSGGSWNLQNEVQQLHSKAVDTMKPSEPISIEAPKPDDKIMNLSLKDTRTTQDTAPNEALSSLPTIEEYNQMAEENEGEDEFTDVPDVNASQGSSTTNLRRSTRKLDSPTANRAVARSRRYTKRGRGRGK comes from the exons ATGAATTTCGGTTCTCGGGCGACTGAAGACGGCGGAAGCAGTAGATCCGGCGGTAAAGTGGTGAAACGACGACGTATTGGTGTAAAAAAAAGCACTCCTTATGACCGTCCAAGTTCAAGTATGGAAACGAACCCTAATAATAATTGGATTAAAAATGGAGTTCTTTTTCCGGCCAAGTTTGTCGCTAGTGGTGCAACCAAACTTTTTTCTTCTATTTGGAATCCTGTTAGTTGGGCCTCTCGTTCTGTTTCCACTTCAGACACTGATTCTGATTCAg AAGGTGGTATAGAAGATAATAATGGTGGGAAAAACGTTTCTGATTCTGGTTCTCAGCTGAATCAG CATAATACTGGCAGTTTGTCGGGAAAGAGTGAGATATTGTATTTAGTTGAACAACTACTTATGCTCGAAAGCTACTCAAG GGAAGAGTGTGATCGACTAATTGAGATCATCAATTCGCGAGGTGCGGATTATTCCCCGAGAGAGGGTGTGGATGCCGAGCCAA AGAATCTATATACCCACAACAAAGCCATCATGGAAGCAAGAAAATTGATCACAGAAAACATGGTTGGATCAAGCTCAAAGTCGGACTTGGACAATAACATTCAGGCCTCCAAATCTCCAGTTACACCAAAT AGGGATCATCTTTCTGGTGGATCATGGAACCTTCAGAATGAAGTACAACAGTTGCATTCCAAGGCCGTAGATACAATGAAACCAAGTGAACCGATCTCcatagaagctccaaaaccggATGATAAAATTATGAACCTGTCTTTGAAGG ATACGAGGACCACTCAAGATACTGCACCAAATGAAGCCTTGTCATCCCTTCCAACAATTGAGGAGTATAATCAG ATGGCAGAAGAAAACGAAGGTGAAGATGAGTTTACAGACGTTCCTGATGTTAACGCTTCTCAGGGTAGCTCTACCACCAATTTGCGCCGCTCTACCCGAAAGCTTGATAGCCCAACTGCAAACCGAGCAGTGGCAAGAAGCAGGAGGTACACCAAAAGAGGCAGGGGCCGTGGCAAATGA
- the LOC122600271 gene encoding protein KAKU4-like isoform X2, with product MNFGSRATEDGGSSRSGGKVVKRRRIGVKKSTPYDRPSSSMETNPNNNWIKNGVLFPAKFVASGATKLFSSIWNPVSWASRSVSTSDTDSDSEGGIEDNNGGKNVSDSGSQLNQHNTGSLSGKSEILYLVEQLLMLESYSREECDRLIEIINSRENLYTHNKAIMEARKLITENMVGSSSKSDLDNNIQASKSPVTPNRDHLSGGSWNLQNEVQQLHSKAVDTMKPSEPISIEAPKPDDKIMNLSLKDTRTTQDTAPNEALSSLPTIEEYNQMAEENEGEDEFTDVPDVNASQGSSTTNLRRSTRKLDSPTANRAVARSRRYTKRGRGRGK from the exons ATGAATTTCGGTTCTCGGGCGACTGAAGACGGCGGAAGCAGTAGATCCGGCGGTAAAGTGGTGAAACGACGACGTATTGGTGTAAAAAAAAGCACTCCTTATGACCGTCCAAGTTCAAGTATGGAAACGAACCCTAATAATAATTGGATTAAAAATGGAGTTCTTTTTCCGGCCAAGTTTGTCGCTAGTGGTGCAACCAAACTTTTTTCTTCTATTTGGAATCCTGTTAGTTGGGCCTCTCGTTCTGTTTCCACTTCAGACACTGATTCTGATTCAg AAGGTGGTATAGAAGATAATAATGGTGGGAAAAACGTTTCTGATTCTGGTTCTCAGCTGAATCAG CATAATACTGGCAGTTTGTCGGGAAAGAGTGAGATATTGTATTTAGTTGAACAACTACTTATGCTCGAAAGCTACTCAAG GGAAGAGTGTGATCGACTAATTGAGATCATCAATTCGCGAG AGAATCTATATACCCACAACAAAGCCATCATGGAAGCAAGAAAATTGATCACAGAAAACATGGTTGGATCAAGCTCAAAGTCGGACTTGGACAATAACATTCAGGCCTCCAAATCTCCAGTTACACCAAAT AGGGATCATCTTTCTGGTGGATCATGGAACCTTCAGAATGAAGTACAACAGTTGCATTCCAAGGCCGTAGATACAATGAAACCAAGTGAACCGATCTCcatagaagctccaaaaccggATGATAAAATTATGAACCTGTCTTTGAAGG ATACGAGGACCACTCAAGATACTGCACCAAATGAAGCCTTGTCATCCCTTCCAACAATTGAGGAGTATAATCAG ATGGCAGAAGAAAACGAAGGTGAAGATGAGTTTACAGACGTTCCTGATGTTAACGCTTCTCAGGGTAGCTCTACCACCAATTTGCGCCGCTCTACCCGAAAGCTTGATAGCCCAACTGCAAACCGAGCAGTGGCAAGAAGCAGGAGGTACACCAAAAGAGGCAGGGGCCGTGGCAAATGA